One window of Brachybacterium ginsengisoli genomic DNA carries:
- a CDS encoding CPBP family intramembrane glutamic endopeptidase, translated as MNPDRPAPRPGAWWAVGVAVVVAAPLLAASLHAQGGGPGTVAGWALGIALTWTVGGLVIMRLAPPEQPRRDLRRAPLITVAAVGVGLAAASLAGGLVLAGIPATAAWVTGPVAAAADGRWGVLAVALLAGAGEEVFFRGALPRLLSGLARWMVPTAVYAAVTLCTGSPALAAMALLLGPVAMWAREITGSLAGALYVHALWTLTMVGLFPIVLAAAGLAG; from the coding sequence ATGAACCCTGATCGCCCCGCGCCCCGTCCCGGAGCGTGGTGGGCTGTCGGAGTCGCCGTCGTCGTCGCGGCGCCGCTCCTGGCCGCCTCGCTGCACGCCCAGGGCGGGGGACCGGGGACCGTGGCCGGATGGGCGCTCGGCATCGCCCTGACCTGGACCGTGGGAGGGCTGGTGATCATGCGCCTGGCCCCGCCGGAGCAGCCCCGCCGCGATCTTCGGCGCGCGCCTCTGATCACGGTGGCCGCCGTGGGCGTCGGCCTCGCCGCGGCGTCGCTCGCGGGCGGACTCGTCCTGGCGGGCATCCCGGCCACCGCCGCATGGGTGACCGGGCCGGTCGCCGCGGCGGCCGACGGACGGTGGGGGGTGCTCGCCGTCGCGCTCCTGGCGGGCGCTGGCGAGGAGGTGTTCTTCCGGGGCGCCCTGCCTCGGCTCCTCTCGGGCCTGGCCCGGTGGATGGTCCCCACCGCGGTGTATGCCGCCGTCACGCTGTGCACGGGCAGCCCCGCCCTCGCCGCGATGGCGCTCCTCCTGGGACCGGTGGCGATGTGGGCCCGGGAGATCACCGGCTCACTCGCCGGGGCACTGTACGTCCACGCCCTCTGGACGCTCACCATGGTGGGGCTCTTCCCGATCGTCCTCGCCGCTGCCGGCCTCGCCGGCTGA